The genomic DNA TGGTCAGGACACACATCACGCTCTGCGCATCTCCCGGCCTCACTTCATGAAGGTAGGAACATCTGTCAGGGTTGTGAGGGTGTGATGTGATTACACACTTCCCTCTGTATTGATGGACATGAtttgcatgcacgcacacacacatgcacgctctctctctcacgagccatcaaacaggcaaagcatcaatacaggactaagatcgaatcctactacggCAGCTCTGACGCTCGACAGATGTGGACTTGCACACTATCACAGATTACATGTGGGTAAGACtattaaacaggttaacattagcaaggccacagggccagacggaataccCGGATGGGTACTCAAGAGCATGCGCTgatcagctggcaagtgtcttcactgaaatgttcaacctatccctgacccagtctgtaataccaacttgtttcaagcagaccaccatagtccccgtgcccaagaatgccaaggtaacctgcttaaatgactattgccccgtagcactcacaccTATAGCCATGAaacactttgaaaggctggtcatggctcacattaacaccatcatcccagacacactccaattcgcataccgccctaacagatccacagatgaagcaatctctattgcactccacactgccctcacccacctgaaCAATAGGAATACCGATataagaatgatgttcattgactacagcacagcattgaacaccatagtccccttcaagctcatcaccaagttcaggaccctgggactgaatacctgcctctgcatctggatcctggacttcctgatgggccacctccaggtggtgagggtaggtaacaacacatcctccactcTGACCATCAACacgagggcccctcaggggtgtgtgcttagtcccctcctgtagtccctgttcacccacgactgcttggcCGTGCATGACTCCCAcctcatcatcaagtttgctgttGACACAATAGTGGAAGGACTGATGACAATGAGGCAGCCTATAAAGAGGAGGAAagaaacctggcagtgtggtgccaggacaacaacctctcccttaacgtcagcaagacaaaggagctgattgtggaatacaggaaaTAAAGGGGCGAGCACTAAAGAatgaacatggacacacacacccacacagttgtgaagagggcataacaggacctcttccccctcagtagGCCGAACAGAGTTGGCATagaccctcagatcctcaaaagctcCACAGCTGCACCCATTGAGAGCATCtagactggctgcatcaccgcttggtacggcaactgcaaggcacccaaccacaagctgcccagtacattactggggccgagctctctgccatccaggGCTTCTATACCagggggtgtcagaggaaggcccaaattattgtcaaagactccagccacccaagccatagactgttctctctgctacctcacggcaagcagtaccagtgcagcaagtctggaaccaacaggaccatgaacagcttctacccacaagactactaaacaagactgctaaatagctaatcaaatcgCTACCCGGACTAGCTGCAAAGACCCTTTTTTGCACTAAttctcttgcactgactctacgcacccacactagactctacccacacattcacacatgcttacactgacaccccaccacacacatacaccctaaatatgcccacacacacaacactcccacacatgcatactgacaccacacacacacacacacacttttacactcaccacatacgctgctgctacagtctattatctgtcctgttgcctagtcatttTCCCCTTCCTATGCAgatgccttctgaaagtattcacatcccttgactttttccacattttgttgtgttacagcctgaatgtaaaatgtattacattgagattttgtgtcactggccgacacacaatatcccataatgtcaaagtggaattatgtttgaagaaatgtttacaaatgaataaaaaacgaAAAGCTGAAATgcattgagtcaataagtatttaacccatttgctatggcaagcctaaataagttcaggagtacaaatgtgctaaacaagtcacatgataagttgcatggacacactctgtgtgcaataatagtgtttcacgtgattttgaatgactaactcatatctgtaccccacacatgcaattatctgtaacgtccctcagtcgagcagtgaatttcaaacacatattcaaccacaaagaccagggaggttttccaatgcctcgcaaagaagggcacctattggttgatggtaaaaaaatatttaaaaaataaacagacaatgaatatacctttgagcatggtgaagttattaattacgctttagatggtgtatcagtataccctgtcactacaaagatacaagcgtccttcctaactcagttgctggagaggaaggaaaccgctctgggatttcaccatgaggccaatggtgattttaaaacagtttcagggtttaatggttgtgatatggcAACAATGTAGCTCCTTCACAACACTAACCTGAATGGCAGAATGAAAAGAGGGCTGTACAGAATAACAAatattctaaaaaaaaaaggcactttagtaatactgcaaaaaaaatatggcaaagaaatgtacttttttttttctccccaatttcgtggtatccaatttttttattttttagtagctactatcttgtctcatcgctacaactcccgtacgggctcgggagagacgaaggttgaaagtcatgcgtcctccgatacacaacccaaccaagccgcactgcttctttaacccggaagccagccgcaccaatgtgtcggaggaaacactgtgcacctggcaaccttggttagcacacaggagtcgctggtgcgcgatgagacaaggatatccctaccggccaaaccctccctataagacgacgctaggccaattgtgcgtcgcaccacggacctcccggtcgcggccggttacgacagagcctgggagcCTGGgagcgaacccagggtctctggtggcacagctggcgctgcagtacagcgcccttaaccactgcgccacccatggtggtggctgcaccatgttttgggtatgcttgtcatttgCAAGGACTATAGAGTTTTTttggggataaaaataaatgtaacacagcaaGGAACAgccaaaattctagaggaaacctggctcagtctgctttccaacagacactggaagagGAATTCagcttccagcaagacaataaggccaaatctacaatgGAGTTTGCTAACCAAGAtggcattgaatgttcctgagtggcctagttacagttttgacttaaatcaacttgaaaatctatagcaagagCTATAGCTGTCTAGCAATTttattctatttatttatttaactaggcaagtcagttaagaacaaattcttattttacaatgatagcctaccggggaacagtgggtaaactgccttgttcaggggcagaacaacagatttttaccttatcaacTCAGGGATTAGATCCTTTTAGTTGCTGGCCCAATatactaaccactaggttacatgCCGCTCCATATGatgatcaacaactaacttgacagagcttgaagaataaaaaaatatatatataatgggcaaatattgtacaattcaggtgtgaaaagctcttagagacttgatGAGACCCAAAGATTCACAACTGTAAACGCTGCCAaatgtgtttctaacatgtacagtgttgactcagggtgttgaatacttattttatTGAGatatatttgtgttttatttttcctaaatgtttaataaatgttcacatttttctttctactttgacattacagagtattttgtatagattgatgatttaaaaaaaaaaaaattaaatcaattttaatcccactttgtaacacaacaaaatgtgaaaaaatcaaggggtgtgaatacttactgaaggcacacacacacaccacagtaaaCACTCTCCTCTCGCCTCCTCCCTAGATGTTAACTTCAGAGCGACAGTGCAGCCCGGGGCCTCCATAATCGACATGGTCAACGTGACGACGTCACCCAGCAGCAATGCCACCCCAGAGGGTCTGACTGGGGGGGGGCTGGTGGTCCTGGGCCAGAGGGAAGAGTATGATTACAATTACTTTGCCCTGGTGCTGGGCGTGCCCCTCATCCTGATCATCATCCTGGGCAACGTACTCGTGTGTCTGAGTGTGCTCACTGAGCGCTCCCTGAAGACGGCCACCAACTACTTCATCATCAGCCTGTCTGTTGCCGACCTACTGCTGGCTGTACTGGTGCTGCCCCTCTACGTCTACTCTGAGGTGAGGGAGGagcggagagtgtgtgtgtgtatgtatgtgtgtgtgtgtgtatttatgtgtgtatctgtgtgcgcgtgtgtaagTTGACCTTCCCTCCATGACCTCTTAAATTGAAGTAACACGTACACATACCCAAATACATGTTGTTTTGTTCAATTacctgccctgtctgtctcttcgtAGTTTAAAGTCCACCGCTGACAGGACTGACAACTTGTTAaccatgtgttgttgttgttgttgttgctgtgtgtCCCAGTTCCTGGGTGGTATCTGGACCCTGAGCACATACATCTGTGATGCTCTGATGACCATGGACGTCATGTTGTGCACTGCCTCCATCCTCAACCTATGTGCCATCAGTGTGGACAGGTGAGTCCTTCTGTCTCAACTTCGCCTGGACACTATTTTAACACATGGCTGTCAGGTCAGACTAGTTTTCAATACCACACCTGCCCTCTCTAAACCTGCCGAGTTACGGTACACTGGACTCTGAAACATAGCAACACCACATGTCCATCCAcagggcacaaactggttgaatcaacgttgtttcaatgtaatttgtcaacaTATTGTTACGTGGAATAtaagtggaaaatacattggatttgaaaacaaGTAattaactgttgttttgagggagACATTTCTACAACAGGATTATGTCCTCATGGTAACCACATTTCAACATATGGAAACCCTGTATATAAAccttgaatttgtacctttaaaacaatgtcagatcttcaacattatacacactatcagaagaaaaaaaactataggctgggcagcacctcctgcCTCCTGGCTCAgaattgatctatctacagctaccctatgatatttgtcactgactattaccaatgtgctatcgtgagaatgattTCTTAGAGATGTCcacttaaaaaaaacaaaatagattcactgttgctatcgaagtcatGACAAAAGGGTAGGTTTAGcagagcaaattaaatgtgaCCATAATTAAATGTGACCATCCCTCATATACCATAAATCATGCTATTAAGGCCTACAAGCTATAGGATTTGCAAAGACATCCAAAGCTATCTCTTTATTTCAACCCAGAATTCAACAACAAAATAGACAATACAATAGACCTAGGAtttcaagctctggttgatttGTAATTGAATGATATTTAGTGGCATTTCATTGTGTGCTTGATtatcaacgcaaccaaatatcaacacttGAAGGAGATGTGTCTTCTGCTTGGCTAGTTCCATTTGAGCCACTGCCTTAGTCTGccttttaattccagtttgtctacaaatgaataattgatatgttggattcacgtcttcATCTCAATCAAAATTTAAAgaataaaatgacatcaaaacaaacattattgaaaatgttttaaaagtttgattttatttatttagccagACTAAGTTAGTGGCAcaaatggaactatccaagcaggaGATAATGTTGATATTTgattgcgttgacaaccaaacacaattcaatattacatttgtaatacagtaaatagcctaaagttaaggctatcGTAGAAACGAATGAAactttaaaatgagtaacacagcCATGGCCACATTGAGGTTGCTGTAACTATGAATGtgttcttatgtaatcatataaagTGTGCATATTCAAAATAGCATGGATAGGTCgtcacaggtctgtggagatgATCACAATTTctgtaataatctgtgcagaatctcgaaCGGCATTGGTCACTTGCACCGTGTACTTTTAATgcaatctcaactgcaatccagctCATTTGGTTATGatgcacagtgataacacaataATCTTTTCTATAAATAAACCACAAATCAGACATTGTTTGGCATTGGAATTTGTTTGTAcctttagatggttgaaagcgtAGTGATGACCCAATGGATATTCAACTAGCTTTTGGCTGTCCTTTTGAGTGGGtgaacataggttgtaatatctTTGATCGACGTGTCAACCAATTATTACCCAATTATTCATGTTGAAATGACATGCTGTGCCCATTGGGCAGTCTCCAGTAGGATTTGAGTTCACAAAGAATTGCAAAGAACTACCGCGATATCTCTGAATTATTAGGAAAAGATTGATAACGCAAGTTCTTCTTCAAAAAAGTTTCTTCGAGAAATACCCTGGGTGTACCCTTTATTCCCACTTTTGAAAGTAACAAAGAGAGTCattgaaaaacaccaaaacaagTTCAATATGTCCTTCAAATATCTGTAGCGAGCTCTGTAGCGAGCCCTGTCACTCATTGTAATCCCCCAAAGCATTCTGCCAGACTGTGAGAAGAGCGTAGCGAGACCATTAGCAGACATCACACAGTGAATGCTAACTGATGACTGTGGTCTATAGGAGGCTAATGGAACCGTAACTCTGGAACCCCCTCATCGACCCACTCATCAAGGCCCGCTAATTACTCAAAACAGAGAGAAGCAAACTCACGCCAACCACCCAGGGGACTCTACCCCAAAACAACATCTAAGGGCTAAGTGTGACCGAGAGCTTCTAaggcaaagcaaaaacaaaccGACTGTAAAATAGAGGATAAGCATTAAATAGGTTCCACACAGCACACACTTCTTGCTAGTTAAATGTTGTATCCCTAGTGTTTTGCGGCTCATGAGTCTGACAGGTTATATAGCATTGTGGTGTTATTACATTTCACAATGTAATAATACGACATGGTATCTAATCAATAGATTGAGATTAATTGGATTTATAAGACAGGAGAAGCAGGGTAGAGCCAGGTTGTGGGGGTTGGAATAGAGTGGAGTTACAAATGATGGTGAATATTATTGTAACTTCATCTGTGGCCTTCCAGTGTCTCCATATCTAAGTTTACTTTGAACCTGTAGGACCACAGAACAGCTTTGAACAACTTTGAGGTTTTTCAAATGTTTCCAGAACAGCCGCCATGTCCTCTGAGTACTTCCCTGCTGTGTTGGCCTGTTTGAAGCCCCTCCATATTAAATGTATGTATTGATGTATTTTAAATTTAGACTATGTCATTCGCTTTGATCCGTGTCTcagcaggtacagttgaagtcagaagtttacataaacctcagccaaatacatttaaactcagtttttcacaattctgacatttaatccaagtcaaaattccctgttttaggtcagctaggatcaccactttattttaagaatgtgaaatgtaaaaataatagtagatagaattatttattccagcttttatttctttcatcacattcccagtgggtcagaagtttacatacactcaattagtatttggtagcattgcctttaaattgtttaacttgggtcaaacgtttcaggtagccttccacaagcttcccacaataaattgggtgaattttggcccattcctccagacagagctggtataactgagttaggtttgtaggcctccttgcttgcacacgctctttcagttctgtccacaaattttctatgggattgaggtcagggctgtgtgatggccactccaataccttgacttaagccattttgccacaactttggaagtatgcttggggtcattgtccatttggaagacacagttgcgaccaagctttaactttctgactgatgtattgagatgttgctacaatatatccacataattttccatcctcttgatgccatctattttgtgaagtgtaccagtcccccctgcagcaaagcacccccacaacatgatgctgccacccccgtgcttcacggttgggatggtgttcttcggcttgcaagcctccccctttttcttccacacataacgatggtcattatggccaaacagttctatttatgtttcatcagaccagaggacatttctccaaaaagtacaatctttgtccacatgtgcagttggcttttttaatggcggttttggagccgtggcttcttccttgctgagcggcctttcaggttatgtcgatataggactcgttttactgtgaaatcgctcccaaggatgaaccagacttgtggaggtctacaaaacaattctaaggtcttggctgatttcttttgatttttccatgatgtcaagcaaagaggcactgattttgaaggtaggccttgaaatacatccacaggtacacctccaattgactcaaatgatctcAATTggccctatcagaagcttctaaagccatgacataattttctggaattttccaagctgtttaaaggcacagtcaacttagtgtatgtaaactcctggcccactggaattgtgatgcagtgaataataactgaaataatctgtctgtaaacaattgttggaaaaattacttgcgtcatgcacaaaggagatgtcctaacctacttgccaaaaatatagtttgtcaacaagaatatttgaaaattattttattttatttaatttaaatgactccaacctaagtgtatgtaaacttctaactttAACTGTACATAGCCATGGTGGCAGCATTGCCCCTGAAGTACAACAGGTGTGCTCCatgtattttaaatgtattttatttgtgaTTTGTGTGTCCCTGCAGGTACATAGCGGTGGTGGTGCCCCTGAAGTACAACAGGAACCAGTTCAGCCTGCGGCAGCTGGTCCTCATTACAGCCACCTGGGTTCTCTCCCTGGGCGTCGCCAGTCCTGTCATCTTCGGCCTCAACCAGGTGCCGGGCCGCGACTCCACCGTGTGCAAGCTGGAGAACGACAGCTTTGTGGTCTACTCCTCAGTGTGCTCCTTCTTTGTGCCTTGCCCAGTCATGCTCTTCCTGTACTACTGGATGTTCCGGGGGTTGAGACGCTGGAGCTCAGGCAGGAGGCGCTCCCAGCTGACGAGGGGAGGAAAACGGGGCCTGTCCCTGCGCCTCAGTTCCGCCCTGCAGAGGGAGAACGCAGGGGTCAGGGCGGGGGCCAAGGAGAAGGTGGTGTACCTCATGCCCTCAGGGCTCAGCCCAATGTCACCGTCGTCCGTATCAATGGCGTCGCCCACAGCGACCCCGGGGGTGGAGGACAAGCAGCAGGATGGTGTGGGGGCTGGCATGGCGGAGAGCGACCCCATGACTACCCAGATAGAAAGCGCTTCGGACGCGGACCCCACGGAGAAGCCGCCTAGGCAGGGGAGGAGCCGGAAGGAGAATGGGCTGGCCCACGCTAAGGCCACCAAGAGGGGGCGCCGCAACAGCAAGAGTAGCAGAGTGAGTGGGAGGGAGCGAAAAGCCATGAAGGTCCTTCCTGTTGTAGTTGgtaggtatgtgtatgtgtgtgtgtgtgtgtatgtgtgtgtgtgtgtgtgtgcatgcatgtgtcttCCAAGGTCTAATATTTACACAAATCATGTCAACTAAGGACATTTAGCATCGTTGGGGTAAGGAAACAGTGGGTTGCGGTGAGCTTAAAAAGTATTAATTACATAAGCATGGAGGGGTATGGAAATGAGGGGTTTCCCACTCAGAATACATAACCTCATAACCTGCAGCTGACTGTTGACACATCAACTATGATTAAAGTGCAGGGCAGCTTGTGATTGTTGCTGTTTTGGTAATCAGTGCCTGGAGGGTGAGTGGTTTCACCTCTtctctgagtatacagtatatccaGCTTCTCAAGCTCCAGTTCAGTGTGTTTCAATCTAGAGCAAGACGACTCCTACTCTCTCTAGGAGTGAGAAGAATCATTTTTTGTCTTAATTTGTGGTTGTCTAGTATTGTCTTTTGCTAGCTAGGGCCATCTACTTTACGTACTATCCTCCCTTTCTGTATCGTATGACactcactgtcccctttcctcccggctGGCTTGCCCTATCCTTCTGCTCGGTGGCTGAGTATGTCAGGTGAGCAAAAATGGAGGAAAGTTAAACTAAACTAAAATTAAACTTCTATCATcatttcactccctcctctctaccttcccttCCTATGTAGCCACTGCTAACACCACTTCCTATCACCCCAGATTTCAGGTTCCTGCATTTAACCTTAGGAAACTCTTcgccaccttctcctccctccttaatccccccccctctctgcgGAAGACATTGTCAACCACTATGAAAAGAAGGTAGACAATATCCACTCagtcagcctattgagtccactggtatgactcacacagaactaccctacaccttgacccatttctcccctctctctacagatGAAATTCTAGTGCCGTCTGGCCGCTCGATAACCTGCCCAActgaccccatcccctcctcccttctccagaccatctcatTCCTAACTTCCCTCATCAATTcttccctgaccactggctgcatccccTCTGACTCCAAAATGGCTAGAGtcactcccctcctcaagaaaccaacactcaacCCCTCTGACATAAGAAATGACAGACCGGTATCCCTTCTTTCTTGTCTTTCCAAAGCACTTGAGCGTGCAGTCTGACCATCACTCGTTATCTCTTTCAGAaaaatcttcttgaccctaaccagtctggcttcaagacgggtcactcaacagAGACCgctctcctctgtgtcacggaggctctccgcactggcaaagttgactctctcctctgtcctcctagatctatccgatGCCTTGGACACAGTGAACCATCAGATACTCCTTTccaccctctcagtgctgggcgtctcaggctctgcacacttttGGATTGCATtctacctggcaggccgctcctaccaggtgacttggagaggatctgtgtctgcaccacatgctctcactactggtgtcccccagagctcggttctaggccctctcctcttctctctatataccaagtcactcagctccatatcctcacatggtttctcctatcattgctatgcagacgacactcaactacttttctccttccctccttctgaCAAATAGGTGGTGACACGCATCTCtgtgtgcctggcagatatctcagcttggatatcggcccaccacctcaagctcaactcCGACAAGACGGAACTACTCTTgctcccggggaaggcctgcccaCTCCAAGACCTCTCCGTCACAGTTGACAACTTCACAGTgaccccctcccagagtgcaaagaaccttggcgtgaccctggacaacaccatgTCTTCCTCTGCAaatatcaaagcagtgactcgctcctccAGGTTCTTGCCCTTtaacatctgtagagtacgaccctacctcacacaggaaacgGTGCAGgttctaatccaggcacttgtcaccTCCCGTCTGGACTaatgcaactcgctgttggcagAGCTCCCCGCTTGtgtcatcaaacccctgcaacatATCTGGAACGCCGCAGCACGCTTGGTGTTCAACATTCCGaaattctcccatgtcacccagtcctccgcacactccacttgcatccactacaagaccatggtgcttgcctacggagcagcaagggGAACTTCCCCTCCCTACactcaggctatgctcaaaccctacatcccaacccgagcactcaaTTCTGCCACCTTTGGTATCTTGTCCATTCCAGCTCAACCCAGTCaaacctct from Oncorhynchus tshawytscha isolate Ot180627B linkage group LG15, Otsh_v2.0, whole genome shotgun sequence includes the following:
- the LOC112214397 gene encoding D(4) dopamine receptor-like → MVNVTTSPSSNATPEGLTGGGLVVLGQREEYDYNYFALVLGVPLILIIILGNVLVCLSVLTERSLKTATNYFIISLSVADLLLAVLVLPLYVYSEFLGGIWTLSTYICDALMTMDVMLCTASILNLCAISVDRYIAVVVPLKYNRNQFSLRQLVLITATWVLSLGVASPVIFGLNQVPGRDSTVCKLENDSFVVYSSVCSFFVPCPVMLFLYYWMFRGLRRWSSGRRRSQLTRGGKRGLSLRLSSALQRENAGVRAGAKEKVVYLMPSGLSPMSPSSVSMASPTATPGVEDKQQDGVGAGMAESDPMTTQIESASDADPTEKPPRQGRSRKENGLAHAKATKRGRRNSKSSRVSGRERKAMKVLPVVVGVFLACWTPFFVVHVTNVLCVSCKISPTLISVVTWLGYVNSAVNPIIYTAFNAEFRNVFHKLFCCRA